The sequence TGGATGTTCTGCTGGACGACCGCCTTGAGGTTGCGCTTGAGCAGTTTGGTCATTTCCTCCACGCCGAACACGCCCGTGACGCCAGCCGGCGTCGAACGTCCCGATTCCAGCGGCAGCACGTTTCCGGCATTTTTCAATACGGTGATGGACCGCCGCTCCACCTCGTAGGCTTCCTTGGGATAGCGCGCGCTCGTTTCCAGGGAAGCCGCCTTGTACACGCCCGGCCGGTTGCGTTCCGCCAGCTTGCGATCGGTTTTCAGGCGGACAACCCGTTCAAAGGCCTCTTCAATGCGTTCGCGTTCCAAGAGGCCCTTTTCGACCGCGGCCGCGACGGCTTCGATGGCGCGCGCGACCTTTTGCCCCGTTTCGGACCAATAAACGATGTCCGCGCCCGCGTCCAACGCCATGATGGCCGCCGAGGCGGTGTCGCGCTGCCGCTGGACGTCCGGCGCATCAACGGGTCCCGCCACGATGACGCCCTCGTAGCCGAGTTCGCCGCGCAACAGGCCGTGAATGACCGCCCGCGAAATACAGGCGGGCGGACTGCTCTCGTCGAGTGTCGGAACCAGCGTGTCCCCGACGTGCAGCATCGGCGTGCCCTGTTCAATGGCTTTCCGGAACGGCAGCAGGTCATGTTCCATCAAATGGATCTTGGGCGTCAGAAGGGTTGCGGGGGACTGCCCGGTCCGGTTTTCGCCGCCGCCGGGAAATCCCATCGGCATGGCGATGATCCCGTTGCTCTCCAGCGTGTTCTGAATCGTTCCGGCGACCTTCGCCGCGAAACGCGGATCGCTGCCGAGATGGTCCACGCCGCCCACGGCGCTCGGGAGCGTCGGAGCCAGATCGAGACGCGGCCCCAAGTTGAGGTTGAAGCCCATGGCATTGAGGTGATCGGCGGTCAATTTGGCGAGTTTGCCTGTCGCGTCCAAATCGGAAGATGCGGCCAATGAGAGCAGGGTCGGCAGCTGGACGAACGGGTTTTTGAAAAGGTGCTGTCGCTGCGGCAGATCGTATAACTGCGTACCAATCAGGAGAGGACTGCCCGTCCTCGATTCGAGACCGCGCAATTGCCTGATGTATTCCGCGGCATCGCGGGGTTCGACGATCATGGGAATGACAAGGCCGGCCGGGGGATAGCGCAACAGAAATTCCGTTTCTTCCGAGCGCGGCCCGTACAGTCCATTCAGGGTGACCAACATCAATTGCGCGATTTTTCCGCGCAGAAGCGCCGCTTCCTGTTTTGGACCGGAAGGGCTTTCGGGCGGCTGGGCCGGAGACGGCGCCGACAGGGCCGCGGGTTCGCGCCCCGGAGGCGGATTTACCGTGCCGGCAAGCCCGGAACCGCCCTGCTGTGCCCATGCCGGCGCGGAGCAAAGGACAATAACGGCAAGCCACCGGCCAAGAAAAATGCCATTCATGGATAAGATCCTGTTTTCAAGTGGCATTGTAGCAGAGATATCCCTTGGCCCGGAAACCCGGCGCAACCGGCCGTGAACGGCCACAAACCGACTCGTTCAAGGACATAAAGGATTTCAAGGACAGCAACCCGGCGGATGAAGTCTCTTGTGTCCCGGTTTTCCTGTACGTCCTTTTTCCTTTGGCAAGGGTTGACGCCTCAACGGCTGGTTTCCACAAAAAACAACAAGAAATTCTTGGGCAACATGCGCAACCCATTGAAATCCACGATTTATCGAACGCGAAAACCGCGGGGGTTTGAGCACGATTACGATTACGATTACGATTACGATTACGATTACGAGCAAGAGCAAGAGCAAGAGTAAGAGCAAGAGCAAGAGCAAGAGTAAGAGCAAGAGCAAGAGCAAGAAGAAAAACCGGATTCTGTGTACTTGGCCCGCGTTAGTTGAATGCCTCCACAAGTCCGTTCATGAAGTCCCCGGACTGTATCAGTCGAATGCGCGAGAAACCCGCTTCCTCCAGGGTTTCGCGTATTTCATCAAAAGTGTAGGTGCTTCCGCCGGGGGTTGCGGCGAGCATGTTGACGGCAAACAGAGCGCCGCTGGCCGGATGCACATGATCGGGCTCCATGATGTGGTCGCGGATCACGAGGCGTCCACCAGGCAGCATCGCGCGCCGGCATTTTCGGTACAGTTCGACGTTCTCCCTCGGACTGTTCTGATGGATGATCGCGGAAAGAAAGACGAGGTCGTGGCCGCCGGGAAGGTCGTCCTCGTAGAAGTCGCCGGCGGCGAACGCAATCCGATCCAGCAGACCGCTGCCCTCCAGCCGCGCGCGGGCGAGTTCGACAACGGGCGCGCGATCGAATAGGGTGGCGCGCATGCCGGGACATGCGCGGAGGAACGCCTCGGTATAGGTGCCCGATGCGCCGCCCACGTCGAGCAATGCCCGGGCGTCGCCGGGCGCGACAGCCTTGACCACTTCCGGCGCCATGCGTGCGCCGATGACGTGCATCGCGCCGATGAACGCAGCGAGTTGCGCATCCGTATCGAAGACGCCGGGCGTCTGCGCCACGGGTATCCCGCGCACGATGTCGCTGATGTTCGACCAGCGATGCCACAGTCCGGCGACGTGCAGAACCATCGGGAGCACGGAGCCGGGCGAGGCGGAACCGAGCATGCCCGCTATCGGCGCGGGACACGAATAACGTTCGTTGGATTTTTCCAGCAATCCCATGGCCGTCAGCGCGTCGAGCAGGATGGTCAATGCGCGAGGATCCCATTCCTTCGCGTCGGCGATTTCTTTGGCGGTCATCGCGCCGGACGCCAGGCAATCGAACAGGCCCAGCTCCGCGCCGCTCAAAAAGATGCGTGATTCCATGAATTGCCGTGCAAGGGCGAGAATGCTTTCAGGGGTGTGTTGCGCCGCCATCACTTCGTCTCCATTCCGTATTCAATCGTGTGCGTTTTTGCGTCGAGATCGATCGTTACCCGCGTTCCGTCCGCGAAGGTGCTGCGCTGCTTGCGCCATGTCGCGTCGAGGAATTCGTGGTTGGTCATTTCCAGCGTGGCGCATCGTTGGGACAAAGCGCAAGCCTCCTTGACCCGCGCAATCGCCGCCGCGTCGGCGCCGGGGCCGACGTAGGGCAGCCCGGCATTCAGCAAACAGTGCAGTCGGCCCGAGTCGTCCTTCGGAATACCCCAGCCGCCGTCTTCGCCCATCTCCCACGGCAACAGCAACGAGTCGTGGTACACCAGATTGAACAACGGCACGGGAATGCCCCGTGGACCGCCTCCGCCGATGTGGGGCATGGTCGCATAGGGGCCGTGATGGACCAAGTCGAGCCATGGCACGAGGTAATCGGCCGGTTCTTCGGAACTGATTACGTACCCGCGCGCACGAAGAATCGAGAAACATTCGCGGCGGTAACGCGCGCAATCGGACCGCGTCATCGGATGCGCGGGTGCGAAACTTTCCTCGAGCGGAACGACGCTGAACACGTCGAGGTACGCGCCCATGACCTTCACGCCGTTCACGGCGAACAGGTCGTGGTTGCGCCGGACGTACTCGGGCGCGAATCGCGCGCTGAGGATGCTCTGCGGTCCGCCACACCAGGTGCCTTCCATCGGAATCGAACCGTCCGGGCGGACCGTCGCCAAGGCGGGATCGAACGACACGGCGCTCTTGTAGAAGTCGCGGTACTGGTCGTGGACGGCGAACAGGTAGCCGAGTTCCTCGCACGTGGCGGCGAACCGGCGAAGCCCCTCCCAGCCGCCCTGCTCGGAGCCGACGGGCAGCACGTCGGGATGGCCGTTGTCATAACCGTAGAATCCCCAACCGTCGAGATGGACATACGCGTCGTCAATTCCGCTCGCCTTCAATTGCCGGAGTTGTTCGGCGAGTTCCATGAAGGTTTGCAGGCTGTGATTGGCTTCGATCTTCTCCTTGTTCGCCAGCGCGGACTCCTTGACGAAGTGATACAGCGCGCCAAGATGCACGACGGGCCGTCCGATGACCTCGTTGACGTTCGGCGTGCGCACGCGTTTCTCGTCGAGCGACACGAAGCGCCCGCCCTCCTTCACGAAGCGGCGGTATCGTTTCGCAAAGGTCACGTATGTGGCCTCGTCGTCGAAGACATAGCGCGCGATGCGCATATAGTTCAGCCGGCCAAGCGAGGCATGCCAGCGCGGCTGGATGGTGGTCGGCCCGCCTTTCGGGTGGCGATAGGCCGCGCCGGCGTCGTCGCTCGTTTCGAGGATCGTCAGGACGCCCCGCCCGTCGCGGATCTGCCCCCACCACGGCATGTACAACGACCGCGAGTTGGAGAGGTCCGCCTCGTTGATGGACTGGTCCCAATTTCCCGGCAGCAACATGCCCTGCATGTGCGGAATCACGGCAAAATCCTTGTCCGTGTTTTCCGTTGCCAGCGGTTTTGGCCACAGGATGAGTTCGAGGTTGGACACGTCCCCCGGCGCGGCGATCTCGAAAACGATCTCGTTTCCGATCAGGTTCGCGGTCAGGCGCAAGTCGAGGCCGGGCGCGTCGGGGAATTCCGAGAATGACAGTGTCATACCGGCGCTGTAACCGGTATTGAACGGCTCGCATTTGACGATTTTCGCGGCGAGCAGGCTGAAATGCTTGCCTCTCAGTTGAACGTCATTGCCGTCGCATGGCGCGAAAAACCATTCGGCCTTTGGCGTCTTGACCGTCATGCGCAAATCCGTCTTGCCGATCGTCAGTTCGAGCGCGGATGACTTGACGGGCCAGGCGTCTTCCTTCTCCTCGAACATACCTTCCACACGCGAAGGCTTCTCGGCGGCATGCGCCAAAAGAGAAGTCCGTAAATCGTCGAGCATGCGATAGATCGCGTTGTACTCGTCAACGGACGCGGCCCCCGCATCGAGGCGTTTCTTCGCTTCCGCGAGCCCCGCAGCCTTCTCCGATTCAAAGTCCTTTGTTACGACGATGGCATCGAGCCGTTCCCAAAACTTCTGCAACGCCGCCATTCGCGGAGCAAAGTCCTCCACCGCCATTACGTGTGTCGCCAAGAGCAGGACCGTAAGCATGGTGTTTTCCCT is a genomic window of Candidatus Hydrogenedentota bacterium containing:
- a CDS encoding glycoside hydrolase family 3 N-terminal domain-containing protein → MNGIFLGRWLAVIVLCSAPAWAQQGGSGLAGTVNPPPGREPAALSAPSPAQPPESPSGPKQEAALLRGKIAQLMLVTLNGLYGPRSEETEFLLRYPPAGLVIPMIVEPRDAAEYIRQLRGLESRTGSPLLIGTQLYDLPQRQHLFKNPFVQLPTLLSLAASSDLDATGKLAKLTADHLNAMGFNLNLGPRLDLAPTLPSAVGGVDHLGSDPRFAAKVAGTIQNTLESNGIIAMPMGFPGGGENRTGQSPATLLTPKIHLMEHDLLPFRKAIEQGTPMLHVGDTLVPTLDESSPPACISRAVIHGLLRGELGYEGVIVAGPVDAPDVQRQRDTASAAIMALDAGADIVYWSETGQKVARAIEAVAAAVEKGLLERERIEEAFERVVRLKTDRKLAERNRPGVYKAASLETSARYPKEAYEVERRSITVLKNAGNVLPLESGRSTPAGVTGVFGVEEMTKLLKRNLKAVVQQNIQTAQQLGDIEDFEIARITGNITGLKTVVCVLGTMKRNQGEARLVRKLKEAGARVVVVWLGHPRPLVDMLEADGIVVAYCDPTMCGASIKAVADVLVGKCPLAVLPALRELRTRTGREEVFNAPDVLRAPAGRLPVSLGGAFVAGYGVSYDPEPFIKKVEWRFGDGQRASEIRAVHAYESPGRYEAILTVTDRLGAVTSGAFPVVVE
- a CDS encoding methyltransferase, producing MAAQHTPESILALARQFMESRIFLSGAELGLFDCLASGAMTAKEIADAKEWDPRALTILLDALTAMGLLEKSNERYSCPAPIAGMLGSASPGSVLPMVLHVAGLWHRWSNISDIVRGIPVAQTPGVFDTDAQLAAFIGAMHVIGARMAPEVVKAVAPGDARALLDVGGASGTYTEAFLRACPGMRATLFDRAPVVELARARLEGSGLLDRIAFAAGDFYEDDLPGGHDLVFLSAIIHQNSPRENVELYRKCRRAMLPGGRLVIRDHIMEPDHVHPASGALFAVNMLAATPGGSTYTFDEIRETLEEAGFSRIRLIQSGDFMNGLVEAFN
- a CDS encoding DUF5696 domain-containing protein — its product is MLTVLLLATHVMAVEDFAPRMAALQKFWERLDAIVVTKDFESEKAAGLAEAKKRLDAGAASVDEYNAIYRMLDDLRTSLLAHAAEKPSRVEGMFEEKEDAWPVKSSALELTIGKTDLRMTVKTPKAEWFFAPCDGNDVQLRGKHFSLLAAKIVKCEPFNTGYSAGMTLSFSEFPDAPGLDLRLTANLIGNEIVFEIAAPGDVSNLELILWPKPLATENTDKDFAVIPHMQGMLLPGNWDQSINEADLSNSRSLYMPWWGQIRDGRGVLTILETSDDAGAAYRHPKGGPTTIQPRWHASLGRLNYMRIARYVFDDEATYVTFAKRYRRFVKEGGRFVSLDEKRVRTPNVNEVIGRPVVHLGALYHFVKESALANKEKIEANHSLQTFMELAEQLRQLKASGIDDAYVHLDGWGFYGYDNGHPDVLPVGSEQGGWEGLRRFAATCEELGYLFAVHDQYRDFYKSAVSFDPALATVRPDGSIPMEGTWCGGPQSILSARFAPEYVRRNHDLFAVNGVKVMGAYLDVFSVVPLEESFAPAHPMTRSDCARYRRECFSILRARGYVISSEEPADYLVPWLDLVHHGPYATMPHIGGGGPRGIPVPLFNLVYHDSLLLPWEMGEDGGWGIPKDDSGRLHCLLNAGLPYVGPGADAAAIARVKEACALSQRCATLEMTNHEFLDATWRKQRSTFADGTRVTIDLDAKTHTIEYGMETK